A genomic stretch from Lathyrus oleraceus cultivar Zhongwan6 chromosome 2, CAAS_Psat_ZW6_1.0, whole genome shotgun sequence includes:
- the LOC127119820 gene encoding CSC1-like protein At1g32090 isoform X1, with product MATLADIGVSAAINILSALAFLLAFALLRIQPINDRIYFPKWYITAGRTNPRTSANFVGKFVNLNFKTYLTFLNWMPQALRMTETEIINHAGLDSAVFLRIYALGLKMFVPVTIVALLILIPVNVSSGTLFFLRRELVVSDIDKLSISNVPPKSLRFFVHIGLEYLFTIWICFLLYKEYDNVALMRLHFLASQRRRVEQFTVVVRNVPHMSGHSVSDSVDSFFQTNHPDHYIGHQAVYNANRFAKFVRRRDRLQNWLDYYRLKFQKHPHTRPTIKTGCLGLWGRKVDAIEYYEQHIKALDKKMTLERQKIIKDPKSILPVAFLSFNSRWGASVCAQTVQSKNPTLWLTDWAPEPHDIYWRNLAIPFVSLTIRKLIITLLVFALVFFYMIPIAFVQSLANLDGLEKVAPFLTPVIELKFIKSFLQGFLPGLALKIFLYILPSVLMIMSKIEGYIALSTLERKTAAKYYYFMLVNVFLGSIITGTAFEQLHAFLHQSPTQIPRTIGVSIPMKATFFMTYIMLDGWAGIASEILRLKPLVIYHLKNVFLVKTERDREKAMNPGSVDYPETLPSLQLYFLLGIVYAVMTPILLPFILIFFAFAYLVYRHQIINVYHQQYESAAAFWPQVHSRIIASLLISQLLLFGLLSTKKAVKSTPLLVMLPILTFAFHKYCQSRFEPAFRKYPLEEAMAKDLLEKTTEPDLNIKAYLADSYLHPILRSFEEIEEELVELEKVEVRVDKNQTHHVAGQILSESSSSSSSPPHHIHQHQPSPHEYYYNPHSPHYNYQYQDQP from the exons ATGGCCACTCTAGCAGACATTGGTGTCTCAGCTGCTATCAACATACTCTCAGCTCTTGCTTTCTTGCTAGCATTTGCTTTACTCAGAATTCAACCTATCAATGACAGAATCTATTTCCCAAAATGGTATATCACTGCGGGAAGAACCAACCCAAGAACCTCTGCAAATTTTGTTGGAAAATTTGTCAATCTTAATTTCAAGACTTATTTGACTTTTCTCAATTGGATGCCACAAGCTTTGAGAATGACTGAGACTGAGATTATCAATCATGCTGGTCTTGATTCTGCTGTTTTTCTTAGAATTTATGCTCTTGG CTTAAAGATGTTTGTTCCAGTGACAATTGTGGCACTTCTCATTCTTATTCCAGTCAATGTTTCAAGTGGAACATTGTTTTTCCTAAGAAGAGAATTGGTAGTGAGTGATATTGATAAACTTTCAATATCAAATGTTCCACCTAAATCTTTAAG ATTTTTTGTTCACATAGGATTGGAATACCTGTTCACAATATGGATTTGTTTTCTGCTCTACAAGGAGTATGATAATGTAGCGTTAATGAGATTGCATTTCCTGGCCTCACAACGCAGGCGCGTGGAGCAATTTACG GTAGTTGTCAGGAATGTCCCTCATATGTCTGGTCACTCGGTATCGGATAGTGTGGACAGCTTCTTTCAAACAAACCACCCGGATCATTATATTGGACACCAG GCTGTCTACAATGCAAACAGATTTGCTAAATTTGTGAGAAGACGAGATAGACTTCAAAATTGGCTCGACTATTACCGCCTAAAGTTTCAAAAGCATCCTCATACGAGGCCAACGATCAAG ACCGGATGTTTAGGACTTTGGGGAAGGAAAGTTGATGCTATCGAGTACTATGAACAACATATTAAGGCACTCGATAAAAAG ATGACATTGGAGCGCCAGAAGATTATAAAAGATCCGAAATCTATTTTGCCTGTGGCTTTTCTTTCGTTCAATTCGCGTTGGGGAGCATCGGTATGCGCGCAGACCGTACAAAGCAAAAATCCTACACTCTGGTTGACTGATTGGGCTCCAGAGCCACACGACATATATTGGCGAAACCTGGCTATACCGTTTGTTTCTTTAACTATCCGGAAACTTATAATAACGTTGTTGGTGTTTGCGTTGGTGTTCTTCTACATGATTCCCATTGCTTTTGTGCAATCCCTTGCGAATTTGGATGGTCTTGAAAAAGTTGCCCCTTTCCTCACACCAGTAATAGAATT GAAATTCATCAAGTCCTTTCTACAAGGTTTTCTTCCTGGTTTGGCCCTTAAAATATTTCTATACATTCTACCTTCAGTTCTGATGATTATGTCGAAAATCGAGGGATATATTGCGTTATCAACACTTGAGCGAAAAACAGCGGCAAAATATTATTACTTTATGCTAGTGAATGTTTTCTTGGGAAGCATAATTACTGGAACCGCATTCGAGCAACTGCATGCTTTTCTTCACCAGTCACCTACACA GATTCCTAGAACCATTGGAGTTTCGATTCCAATGAAGGCTACCTTCTTTATGACATACATAATGCTTGATGGCTGGGCTGGAATTGCCAGCGAGATTCTCAGATTAAAGCCATTGGTTATATATCATCTCAAAAACGTATTCTTAGTTAAAACCGAGAGAGATCGAGAAAAGGCGATGAACCCTGGGAGTGTGGACTATCCCGAAACTCTTCCAAGCCTTCAACTATATTTCCTTCTCGGTATTGTGTATGCTGTGATGACTCCAATCCTTCTACCTTTCATACTCATCTTCTTCGCCTTCGCATATTTAGTTTATCGTCATCAG ATAATCAATGTCTACCATCAACAATACGAAAGTGCTGCTGCGTTCTGGCCACAAGTCCACAGCCGCATTATAGCAAGCTTACTGATATCGCAGCTTCTTCTGTTCGGCTTACTTAGCACGAAAAAAGCAGTTAAATCTACTCCTTTACTCGTGATGTTACCAATCTTGACATTCGCATTTCACAAGTACTGCCAGAGTCGTTTCGAGCCAGCGTTTAGGAAGTATCCCCTCGAG GAAGCAATGGCAAAAGATTTGTTGGAGAAAACAACAGAACCTGACCTAAACATAAAAGCATATTTAGCAGATTCTTACTTGCATCCAATCTTAAGATCATTTGAAGAGATAGAAGAAGAATTGGTTGAACTTGAAAAAGTTGAAGTGAGAGTAGATAAAAACCAAACTCATCATGTTGCTGGTCAAATATTGAGTGAGTcaagttcatcttcatcttcaccACCACATCATATTCATCAACA
- the LOC127119820 gene encoding CSC1-like protein At1g32090 isoform X2, whose amino-acid sequence MFVPVTIVALLILIPVNVSSGTLFFLRRELVVSDIDKLSISNVPPKSLRFFVHIGLEYLFTIWICFLLYKEYDNVALMRLHFLASQRRRVEQFTVVVRNVPHMSGHSVSDSVDSFFQTNHPDHYIGHQAVYNANRFAKFVRRRDRLQNWLDYYRLKFQKHPHTRPTIKTGCLGLWGRKVDAIEYYEQHIKALDKKMTLERQKIIKDPKSILPVAFLSFNSRWGASVCAQTVQSKNPTLWLTDWAPEPHDIYWRNLAIPFVSLTIRKLIITLLVFALVFFYMIPIAFVQSLANLDGLEKVAPFLTPVIELKFIKSFLQGFLPGLALKIFLYILPSVLMIMSKIEGYIALSTLERKTAAKYYYFMLVNVFLGSIITGTAFEQLHAFLHQSPTQIPRTIGVSIPMKATFFMTYIMLDGWAGIASEILRLKPLVIYHLKNVFLVKTERDREKAMNPGSVDYPETLPSLQLYFLLGIVYAVMTPILLPFILIFFAFAYLVYRHQIINVYHQQYESAAAFWPQVHSRIIASLLISQLLLFGLLSTKKAVKSTPLLVMLPILTFAFHKYCQSRFEPAFRKYPLEEAMAKDLLEKTTEPDLNIKAYLADSYLHPILRSFEEIEEELVELEKVEVRVDKNQTHHVAGQILSESSSSSSSPPHHIHQHQPSPHEYYYNPHSPHYNYQYQDQP is encoded by the exons ATGTTTGTTCCAGTGACAATTGTGGCACTTCTCATTCTTATTCCAGTCAATGTTTCAAGTGGAACATTGTTTTTCCTAAGAAGAGAATTGGTAGTGAGTGATATTGATAAACTTTCAATATCAAATGTTCCACCTAAATCTTTAAG ATTTTTTGTTCACATAGGATTGGAATACCTGTTCACAATATGGATTTGTTTTCTGCTCTACAAGGAGTATGATAATGTAGCGTTAATGAGATTGCATTTCCTGGCCTCACAACGCAGGCGCGTGGAGCAATTTACG GTAGTTGTCAGGAATGTCCCTCATATGTCTGGTCACTCGGTATCGGATAGTGTGGACAGCTTCTTTCAAACAAACCACCCGGATCATTATATTGGACACCAG GCTGTCTACAATGCAAACAGATTTGCTAAATTTGTGAGAAGACGAGATAGACTTCAAAATTGGCTCGACTATTACCGCCTAAAGTTTCAAAAGCATCCTCATACGAGGCCAACGATCAAG ACCGGATGTTTAGGACTTTGGGGAAGGAAAGTTGATGCTATCGAGTACTATGAACAACATATTAAGGCACTCGATAAAAAG ATGACATTGGAGCGCCAGAAGATTATAAAAGATCCGAAATCTATTTTGCCTGTGGCTTTTCTTTCGTTCAATTCGCGTTGGGGAGCATCGGTATGCGCGCAGACCGTACAAAGCAAAAATCCTACACTCTGGTTGACTGATTGGGCTCCAGAGCCACACGACATATATTGGCGAAACCTGGCTATACCGTTTGTTTCTTTAACTATCCGGAAACTTATAATAACGTTGTTGGTGTTTGCGTTGGTGTTCTTCTACATGATTCCCATTGCTTTTGTGCAATCCCTTGCGAATTTGGATGGTCTTGAAAAAGTTGCCCCTTTCCTCACACCAGTAATAGAATT GAAATTCATCAAGTCCTTTCTACAAGGTTTTCTTCCTGGTTTGGCCCTTAAAATATTTCTATACATTCTACCTTCAGTTCTGATGATTATGTCGAAAATCGAGGGATATATTGCGTTATCAACACTTGAGCGAAAAACAGCGGCAAAATATTATTACTTTATGCTAGTGAATGTTTTCTTGGGAAGCATAATTACTGGAACCGCATTCGAGCAACTGCATGCTTTTCTTCACCAGTCACCTACACA GATTCCTAGAACCATTGGAGTTTCGATTCCAATGAAGGCTACCTTCTTTATGACATACATAATGCTTGATGGCTGGGCTGGAATTGCCAGCGAGATTCTCAGATTAAAGCCATTGGTTATATATCATCTCAAAAACGTATTCTTAGTTAAAACCGAGAGAGATCGAGAAAAGGCGATGAACCCTGGGAGTGTGGACTATCCCGAAACTCTTCCAAGCCTTCAACTATATTTCCTTCTCGGTATTGTGTATGCTGTGATGACTCCAATCCTTCTACCTTTCATACTCATCTTCTTCGCCTTCGCATATTTAGTTTATCGTCATCAG ATAATCAATGTCTACCATCAACAATACGAAAGTGCTGCTGCGTTCTGGCCACAAGTCCACAGCCGCATTATAGCAAGCTTACTGATATCGCAGCTTCTTCTGTTCGGCTTACTTAGCACGAAAAAAGCAGTTAAATCTACTCCTTTACTCGTGATGTTACCAATCTTGACATTCGCATTTCACAAGTACTGCCAGAGTCGTTTCGAGCCAGCGTTTAGGAAGTATCCCCTCGAG GAAGCAATGGCAAAAGATTTGTTGGAGAAAACAACAGAACCTGACCTAAACATAAAAGCATATTTAGCAGATTCTTACTTGCATCCAATCTTAAGATCATTTGAAGAGATAGAAGAAGAATTGGTTGAACTTGAAAAAGTTGAAGTGAGAGTAGATAAAAACCAAACTCATCATGTTGCTGGTCAAATATTGAGTGAGTcaagttcatcttcatcttcaccACCACATCATATTCATCAACA